From a single Sinomonas atrocyanea genomic region:
- a CDS encoding S8 family serine peptidase encodes MKRQPLRGAVPRRQRLAALAVGIPLALSVAAAPAHAAPDIMPAAPSSSPSADTGKVYEDGRYIVVLAEQAVASYDGGTPGYAPTKPGKGRKVDAGAPNVKAYDAHLRKAQRDVAGRHAVQVGQQFTTALNGFTATLTAAQAASLAKDSRVLTVAKDEQAAPDYTSNDFMKLTGPQGSWATQFGGKANAGKATVVGVIDTGYTPSNPFLTGDPVKPLAAGAAPQVGVPYLDTDGTIAMLKGDGQTFKGECQPGQGTGAAFDGSACNSKVLSARYFADPFLATVTPEHRAPEELISPVDVGSHGTHTASTAAGNADVHMSIAGTDFGVSSGVAPAAKVAVYKVCWEDDDPNTGGCYSSSSVAAIDAAITDGVDVLNYSISGNTDSTTDPVALAFLNAASAGIFVANSAGNSGPTPSTVNHASPWVTSVAASTFPGDLVGTVVVSDGSKYRGATVMSGEVKDKQPVLAQNAALAGAQDANLCMAGTLDPAKVTGKVVVCDRGVNARVDKSAEVKRAGGVGMVLVNLTPSSEDSDLHSVPTIHVNAPDGPALKAKIAADPALTVSLVKGDLTGKPASPAPQIAGFSSRGPSLASGGDLLKPDVAAPGVNVLAGVSPIANNGEQFGFMSGTSMASPHIAGVGALVLGKNPTWTPAMVKSAMMTTAYPLVNADGSANTNPFDGGAGHVDTTKVTDPGLVYNAGTKDWLAFLNGQGYPTGAPQAGSIEAKDVNLPSFALGSLVGEVQVTRQITALVPGLYRPRVNLPGIDFHVEPQALNFAKAGQTREVTITIKNVSAPDGRFTTGSLSWVGPRTVTSPIAIRPVEAKADPAYSFSSATGAGSGTFTVTSGSDSPIPVGLEGLAAVAQKAVTKVPGQVAAANDASNGLVSVTVPAGQKTARFVLKAADARTDWDMYVLAPNGSGGLKQFTAATGSASESLEIPNPIAGTYYVIANLFASPGNGATDAVIQAAAWAGDAGNATVTPNPIVAANGTQATETLAWNGLAAGTYMGRLTFGASGVTSWVDLTVGSGAAASAPAGAPTMATADGIPGR; translated from the coding sequence GTGAAGAGACAACCCCTTCGCGGCGCCGTGCCGCGGCGGCAGCGACTGGCTGCGCTCGCCGTCGGCATTCCGCTCGCCCTCAGCGTCGCGGCCGCCCCCGCGCACGCCGCGCCGGACATCATGCCGGCCGCACCGTCGTCATCGCCGTCCGCCGACACCGGCAAGGTCTACGAGGACGGCCGCTACATCGTGGTGCTCGCCGAGCAGGCCGTGGCCTCCTACGACGGCGGCACCCCCGGCTACGCGCCCACCAAGCCGGGCAAGGGCCGCAAGGTCGACGCCGGAGCCCCCAACGTCAAGGCGTACGACGCCCACCTGCGCAAGGCGCAGCGCGACGTCGCCGGCAGGCACGCCGTGCAGGTCGGGCAGCAGTTCACGACGGCGCTCAACGGCTTCACCGCCACGCTCACCGCGGCGCAGGCAGCCTCCCTCGCCAAGGACTCCCGGGTCCTGACTGTGGCCAAGGACGAGCAGGCCGCACCGGACTACACCTCGAACGACTTCATGAAGCTCACGGGCCCTCAGGGGTCCTGGGCCACGCAGTTCGGGGGCAAGGCGAACGCCGGCAAGGCCACGGTGGTCGGCGTCATCGACACCGGCTACACCCCCAGCAACCCGTTCCTCACGGGGGACCCCGTCAAGCCCCTCGCCGCCGGCGCGGCGCCGCAGGTCGGTGTCCCGTACCTCGACACCGACGGCACGATCGCGATGCTCAAGGGCGACGGGCAGACGTTCAAGGGCGAATGCCAGCCCGGCCAGGGGACCGGCGCAGCGTTCGACGGGTCCGCCTGCAACTCGAAGGTCCTCTCGGCGCGGTACTTCGCCGATCCCTTCCTGGCCACCGTCACCCCCGAGCACCGGGCCCCCGAGGAGCTCATCTCCCCGGTGGACGTCGGCTCCCACGGCACGCACACGGCATCGACCGCCGCGGGCAACGCGGACGTGCACATGAGCATCGCGGGGACCGACTTCGGCGTCAGCTCCGGCGTCGCCCCCGCCGCCAAGGTGGCCGTCTACAAGGTCTGCTGGGAGGACGACGACCCGAACACGGGCGGCTGCTACTCCTCCTCCTCGGTCGCGGCCATCGACGCGGCGATCACGGACGGGGTCGACGTCCTCAACTACTCGATCTCCGGCAACACGGACTCGACCACCGACCCGGTGGCGCTCGCGTTCCTCAACGCCGCCTCTGCCGGGATCTTCGTCGCCAACTCGGCCGGCAACTCCGGGCCCACCCCCTCGACCGTCAACCACGCCTCGCCGTGGGTGACCTCCGTGGCCGCCAGCACCTTCCCGGGCGACCTCGTCGGCACCGTCGTGGTGTCCGACGGCTCGAAGTACCGCGGCGCGACCGTGATGAGCGGCGAGGTCAAGGACAAGCAGCCCGTCCTGGCCCAGAACGCCGCCCTGGCCGGCGCGCAGGACGCCAACCTCTGCATGGCGGGCACCCTCGACCCGGCCAAGGTGACCGGGAAGGTCGTGGTCTGCGACCGCGGCGTCAACGCCCGTGTGGACAAGAGCGCCGAGGTCAAGCGGGCCGGCGGCGTGGGCATGGTCCTGGTCAACCTGACCCCGAGCTCAGAGGACTCCGACCTCCACTCGGTGCCGACCATCCACGTCAACGCCCCCGACGGGCCCGCGCTCAAGGCCAAGATCGCCGCCGACCCGGCGCTGACCGTGAGCCTCGTCAAGGGCGACCTCACCGGCAAGCCGGCCAGCCCTGCGCCGCAGATCGCCGGATTCTCCTCGCGCGGGCCCTCGCTCGCCTCCGGTGGCGACCTGCTCAAGCCGGATGTCGCCGCCCCCGGCGTGAACGTCCTCGCCGGCGTCTCCCCGATCGCGAACAACGGCGAGCAGTTCGGCTTCATGTCCGGCACCTCGATGGCCTCCCCGCACATCGCCGGTGTGGGAGCCCTCGTGCTCGGCAAGAACCCGACGTGGACGCCGGCCATGGTCAAGTCCGCGATGATGACCACGGCGTACCCGCTGGTCAACGCGGACGGCAGCGCGAACACCAACCCGTTCGACGGCGGCGCCGGGCACGTGGACACCACCAAGGTCACCGATCCCGGCCTCGTGTACAACGCGGGGACCAAGGACTGGCTCGCGTTCCTCAACGGCCAGGGCTATCCGACCGGTGCCCCGCAGGCAGGCTCTATCGAGGCGAAGGACGTCAACCTGCCGTCGTTCGCCCTCGGCTCCCTCGTGGGCGAGGTCCAGGTCACGCGGCAGATCACCGCGCTCGTGCCGGGCCTGTACCGGCCCAGGGTCAACCTGCCGGGCATCGACTTCCACGTCGAGCCGCAGGCCCTCAATTTCGCCAAGGCGGGCCAGACCCGCGAGGTCACGATCACGATCAAGAACGTCTCCGCGCCCGACGGCAGGTTCACCACCGGCTCGCTCTCGTGGGTCGGCCCGCGCACCGTGACGTCGCCTATCGCGATCCGGCCGGTCGAGGCCAAGGCCGACCCGGCCTACAGCTTCTCCTCGGCCACGGGCGCCGGCTCCGGCACGTTCACCGTGACGTCCGGCTCCGACAGCCCGATCCCGGTGGGCCTCGAGGGCCTCGCCGCGGTCGCGCAGAAGGCCGTCACCAAGGTCCCCGGGCAGGTTGCCGCGGCCAATGATGCGTCCAACGGGCTCGTTTCCGTGACGGTCCCCGCGGGCCAGAAGACCGCGCGGTTCGTGCTCAAGGCCGCCGACGCCAGAACCGACTGGGACATGTACGTCCTCGCCCCCAACGGCTCCGGCGGCCTCAAGCAGTTCACCGCGGCCACCGGGTCCGCGAGCGAGTCGCTCGAGATCCCGAACCCGATCGCCGGCACGTACTACGTCATCGCCAACCTCTTCGCGTCACCGGGCAACGGCGCGACGGACGCGGTGATCCAGGCGGCCGCGTGGGCCGGCGATGCCGGCAACGCCACGGTGACCCCGAACCCGATCGTGGCCGCCAACGGCACCCAGGCCACGGAGACCCTGGCCTGGAACGGGCTCGCCGCCGGCACCTACATGGGCCGGCTCACGTTCGGCGCGAGCGGCGTCACGAGCTGGGTCGACCTCACGGTCGGTTCCGGCGCGGCGGCCTCGGCTCCGGCCGGCGCCCCGACGATGGCGACCGCGGACGGGATCCCAGGCCGGTGA
- the purL gene encoding phosphoribosylformylglycinamidine synthase subunit PurL has protein sequence MTAGNTNAVTARKFNIDTVEHAAQTPETELPWAELGLKENEFEEIVKLLGRRPTAAELAMYSVMWSEHCSYKSSKVHLRQFGEKLTDEMKKDMMVGIGENAGVTDLGDGWAVTFKVESHNHPSFVEPYQGAATGIGGIVRDIISMGARPVAVMDPLRFGAIDHPDTARLVHGIVSGIGGYGNSLGLPNIGGEVVFDSVYQANPLVNALAVGVLRHEDLRLANASGVGNKVVLFGARTGGDGIGGASVLASESFDDSKPSKRPAVQVGDPFAEKVLIECCLELFKHSLVEGIQDLGAAGISCATSELASNGDGGMQVELTDVLLRDPTLTPGEILMSESQERMMAVVTPENVAAFEKVMDKWDVEYSWLGEVTDTGRLVITWDGETIVDVDPRTVAHEGPVYHRPFHRPEWLDGVQADTFRASEAGKGLPATGEELKAAVLELMASPNMCDKSWVTRQYDHYVGGNTALASPDDAGVVRVDEETGMGVGLSTDANGRYAYLDPYTGAQLALAESYRNVATSGAVPMAVTDCLNFGSPEDPEVMWQFAEAVRGLADACQVLGIPVTGGNVSLYNQTGTTPIHPTPVVGVLGRFDDVARRTPSGWQRNADGQAIYLLGTTRDELDGSEFANLRGHLGGLPPKLDLEAEKTLGAILINASRDGMVDSAHDLSEGGLAAALSEMVLRFGVGARVALGDLCERDGVDAFTALFSESQGRAIVAVPRSEEVRFNDMASARNYPVIRLGIVDVLATSLEVQGLFDLPIDELREVHEGTLPKHFG, from the coding sequence GTGACCGCAGGGAACACCAACGCCGTGACCGCCCGCAAGTTCAACATCGACACGGTCGAGCACGCCGCGCAGACGCCGGAGACCGAGCTGCCCTGGGCCGAGCTCGGTCTGAAGGAGAACGAGTTCGAGGAGATCGTCAAGCTCCTCGGCCGCCGCCCCACCGCCGCCGAGCTCGCCATGTATTCGGTGATGTGGAGCGAGCACTGCTCCTACAAGTCCTCCAAGGTGCACCTGCGCCAGTTCGGCGAGAAGCTCACCGACGAGATGAAGAAGGACATGATGGTGGGCATCGGCGAGAACGCCGGTGTGACCGACCTCGGCGACGGCTGGGCCGTCACGTTCAAGGTCGAGTCCCACAACCACCCCTCCTTCGTCGAGCCCTACCAGGGCGCCGCGACCGGGATCGGCGGGATCGTCCGCGACATCATCTCGATGGGCGCGCGCCCCGTGGCGGTCATGGACCCGCTGCGCTTCGGCGCGATCGACCACCCCGACACGGCCCGCCTCGTGCACGGGATCGTCTCGGGGATCGGCGGCTACGGCAACTCGCTGGGCCTGCCGAACATCGGCGGCGAGGTCGTGTTCGACTCGGTCTACCAGGCCAACCCGCTCGTGAACGCGCTCGCCGTCGGCGTGCTCCGCCACGAGGACCTGCGCCTCGCCAACGCCTCCGGTGTGGGCAACAAGGTGGTGCTCTTCGGCGCCCGCACGGGCGGCGACGGGATCGGCGGCGCCTCGGTGCTGGCCTCGGAGTCCTTCGACGACTCCAAGCCCTCCAAGCGGCCCGCCGTCCAGGTCGGCGACCCGTTCGCCGAGAAGGTCCTCATCGAGTGCTGCCTCGAGCTGTTCAAGCATTCCCTCGTCGAGGGCATCCAGGACCTCGGCGCCGCCGGCATCTCCTGCGCCACGAGCGAGCTGGCGTCCAACGGCGACGGCGGCATGCAGGTCGAGCTGACCGACGTGCTCCTGCGCGACCCCACCCTGACCCCGGGCGAGATCCTCATGTCCGAGTCGCAGGAGCGCATGATGGCGGTCGTGACGCCCGAGAACGTGGCCGCATTCGAGAAGGTCATGGACAAGTGGGACGTCGAGTACTCGTGGCTCGGCGAGGTCACGGACACCGGCCGCCTCGTCATCACGTGGGACGGCGAGACGATCGTGGACGTCGACCCCCGCACCGTGGCCCACGAGGGGCCCGTCTACCACCGCCCGTTCCACCGCCCCGAGTGGCTCGACGGCGTCCAGGCGGACACGTTCCGCGCCTCCGAGGCCGGCAAGGGCCTGCCCGCCACCGGCGAGGAGCTCAAGGCCGCCGTGCTCGAGCTCATGGCCAGCCCGAACATGTGCGACAAGTCCTGGGTGACCAGGCAGTACGACCACTACGTGGGCGGCAACACCGCCCTCGCCTCCCCCGACGACGCGGGCGTGGTCCGCGTCGACGAGGAGACCGGCATGGGCGTGGGCCTCTCCACGGATGCCAACGGCCGCTACGCCTACCTGGACCCGTACACGGGCGCCCAGCTCGCCCTCGCCGAGTCCTACCGCAACGTCGCCACCTCGGGCGCCGTGCCGATGGCGGTCACCGACTGCCTCAACTTCGGCTCCCCCGAGGACCCCGAGGTCATGTGGCAGTTCGCCGAGGCCGTCCGCGGCCTCGCCGACGCCTGCCAGGTGCTCGGCATCCCGGTCACCGGCGGCAACGTCTCCCTGTACAACCAGACGGGGACCACCCCGATCCACCCCACCCCGGTGGTCGGCGTCCTCGGCAGGTTCGACGACGTGGCGCGGCGCACGCCCTCGGGCTGGCAGAGGAACGCGGACGGGCAGGCGATCTACCTGCTCGGCACGACGCGCGACGAGCTCGACGGCTCCGAGTTCGCCAACCTCCGCGGCCACCTCGGCGGCCTTCCGCCCAAGCTCGACCTCGAGGCGGAGAAGACGCTCGGCGCGATCCTCATCAACGCCTCGCGCGACGGCATGGTCGACTCGGCGCACGACCTCTCCGAGGGCGGCCTCGCCGCCGCGCTGTCCGAGATGGTGCTGCGCTTCGGCGTCGGCGCCCGGGTGGCGCTGGGCGACCTGTGCGAGCGGGACGGCGTGGACGCGTTCACTGCGCTCTTCTCGGAGTCGCAGGGCCGCGCGATCGTGGCGGTGCCGCGCTCCGAGGAGGTCCGGTTCAACGACATGGCCTCCGCGCGGAACTACCCCGTGATCCGCCTCGGCATCGTCGACGTGCTCGCGACGAGCCTCGAGGTGCAGGGCCTGTTCGACCTGCCCATCGACGAGCTCCGCGAGGTCCACGAGGGAACCCTTCCGAAGCACTTCGGCTGA
- a CDS encoding YchJ family protein produces MPLDADSRCPCGSGDTYGSCCGRFHLGLARGTAAPTAEALMRSRYSAFAVGGPEMADYLLATWHPSTRPATLELDGSTQWRRLDVVRVSAGGPFDTEGTVDFAAHWRDGAARGAQREHSRFVREGGRWFYLDGDAEAA; encoded by the coding sequence ATGCCCCTCGACGCTGACTCCCGCTGCCCGTGCGGCAGCGGCGACACCTACGGCTCCTGCTGCGGCCGGTTCCACCTCGGCCTGGCCCGCGGGACGGCAGCTCCGACGGCGGAGGCGCTCATGCGCTCGCGCTACAGCGCCTTCGCCGTCGGAGGGCCGGAGATGGCCGACTACCTGCTCGCCACGTGGCACCCGTCCACCCGCCCGGCCACGCTGGAACTCGACGGGTCGACGCAGTGGCGACGCCTCGACGTCGTCCGTGTCAGCGCCGGCGGCCCGTTCGACACCGAGGGGACGGTCGACTTCGCGGCGCACTGGCGCGACGGCGCGGCGCGCGGGGCCCAGCGCGAGCACTCCCGGTTCGTGCGCGAGGGCGGCCGGTGGTTCTACCTCGACGGCGACGCCGAGGCGGCCTGA
- the purS gene encoding phosphoribosylformylglycinamidine synthase subunit PurS, protein MPRIVVDVMPKPEILDPQGKAIVGALPRLGFTAFSGVRQGKRFELTVEGPVTEEILEQARNAAATMLSNPVIEDVVNVEVLPEDGAEVRADADAAEVD, encoded by the coding sequence ATGCCGCGGATCGTTGTCGACGTCATGCCCAAGCCCGAGATCCTCGACCCGCAGGGGAAGGCCATCGTCGGGGCCCTGCCGCGCCTGGGCTTCACCGCCTTCAGCGGCGTGCGCCAAGGGAAGCGCTTCGAGCTGACCGTGGAGGGCCCCGTGACCGAGGAGATCCTCGAGCAGGCCCGCAACGCGGCCGCGACGATGCTCTCCAACCCCGTCATCGAGGACGTCGTCAACGTCGAGGTCCTGCCCGAGGACGGCGCCGAGGTGCGTGCGGACGCCGACGCCGCCGAGGTGGACTGA
- the purQ gene encoding phosphoribosylformylglycinamidine synthase subunit PurQ translates to MSETPLIADLRGPEPAPLSGAKIGVVTFPGTLDDRDAARAVRLAGATPVPLWHADDSPTALGDVDAVVLPGGFSYGDYLRAGAIARFAPLMGRIVDAANSDAKLPVLGICNGFQVLTESHLLPGSMIKNDHLKFICRDQVLRVENASTAWTNQYEVGQEITIVLKNQDGQYVADEKTLDELEGEGRVAFRYVGWNPNGSRRNIAGITNAAGNVVGLMPHPEHAVEPGFGPLSTDSGEYSTDGLGFFTSVLTTLVAGGTK, encoded by the coding sequence ATGAGCGAGACTCCCCTCATCGCAGACCTGCGCGGGCCGGAGCCGGCCCCGCTCTCCGGCGCCAAGATCGGCGTCGTGACCTTCCCGGGAACGCTCGACGACCGCGACGCCGCGCGCGCCGTCCGCCTCGCGGGCGCGACCCCGGTCCCGCTCTGGCACGCCGACGACTCGCCCACCGCACTCGGTGACGTCGACGCCGTCGTGCTCCCCGGCGGGTTCTCCTACGGCGACTACCTCCGCGCCGGCGCGATCGCCCGGTTCGCCCCGCTCATGGGCCGCATCGTCGACGCCGCCAACTCCGACGCCAAGCTTCCCGTGCTCGGCATCTGCAACGGCTTCCAGGTGCTCACCGAGAGCCACCTCCTGCCCGGCTCGATGATCAAGAACGACCACCTCAAGTTCATCTGCCGCGACCAGGTGCTGCGCGTCGAGAACGCCTCGACCGCGTGGACCAACCAGTACGAGGTCGGCCAGGAGATCACGATCGTCCTGAAGAACCAGGACGGCCAGTACGTCGCGGACGAGAAGACGCTCGACGAGCTCGAGGGCGAGGGCCGGGTCGCGTTCCGGTACGTCGGCTGGAACCCGAACGGATCGCGCCGCAACATCGCCGGCATCACCAACGCCGCCGGCAACGTCGTGGGCCTCATGCCGCACCCCGAGCACGCCGTCGAGCCCGGCTTCGGCCCGCTCAGCACCGACTCCGGCGAATACTCCACCGACGGGCTCGGGTTCTTCACGTCCGTCCTGACCACGCTCGTCGCAGGGGGCACCAAGTGA
- a CDS encoding HAD-IC family P-type ATPase, with translation MAPPEDRPRSDAPSPAGPLPSPAGELTGLDAAAVAARQAAGLVNTLDRRTSRPVWQIARSHLFTVFNLILGLCGATLVVLGRWLDLMFLAAAAANIAIGFAQELQAKRRLDRLAVLDRSPVRVLRAGAPAEVPPDQVVMDDVVLLRRGDQIPVDGTVLRAEELDVDESMLTGESAPVSKAAGAEVSSGSSVVAGHGSIRVTALGAGSRAERLTAQARRFTQVTSELREALARVVRWISVAIVPMIAVVLNGQLQAAGGWGAAFASGAWRDALVAAVASVTIMVPQGLALLTTVSFAVAALRLARGQVLVEELAAVEVLARVDVLCFDKTGTLTEGGIHLEDAVPVHGPAVATPGWERALAWIGADPDANPTAAALAERFSTPPDRAPSRVVPFSSARRWSAVQFDGGTADGAWLLGAPEALLGQDPEAAPARQAAAERAARGLRTVVLCHADRLPPDGALPAQVRPAVVLAFRERLRPDAAETLAYFREQGVALKVVSGDSPGTVAAAARAAGMDAASPVDARSLPEDPAALADALERHSVFGRVGPEQKEAMVRALQARGHVVAMTGDGVNDALALKTADLGIAMGTAAPATKAVARLVLLDGRFSRLPAVVAEGRRVIANIERVSRLFLTKTVYAFVLGISFGALAWAFPFLPRQLSTSDFLMLGFPASVLALLPNARRYVPGFLRRAVTAAVPSGLAMAAAILGVYAYGRWATDASQEQIEAAAFLTLTVSGLWVLVIAARPFTRWRLLLVGCMYAGTVAVLTVPLSLEYHQLADPDAQLTLAALAFAAGACVVIEAAHQVLRRRLRA, from the coding sequence GTGGCCCCGCCAGAGGACAGGCCGCGCTCCGACGCGCCGTCCCCGGCGGGGCCACTGCCGTCCCCCGCGGGTGAGCTGACGGGGCTCGACGCCGCGGCGGTCGCCGCACGGCAGGCCGCAGGGCTCGTCAACACCCTCGACCGGCGCACCTCCCGGCCGGTCTGGCAGATCGCCCGGAGCCACCTCTTCACCGTCTTCAACCTCATCCTCGGGCTGTGCGGGGCCACCCTCGTGGTGCTGGGGCGCTGGCTCGACCTCATGTTCCTCGCCGCCGCGGCGGCCAACATCGCCATCGGCTTCGCCCAGGAGCTCCAGGCGAAGCGCCGCCTGGACCGCCTCGCGGTGCTCGACCGCAGTCCCGTCCGGGTGCTCCGCGCCGGTGCCCCGGCGGAGGTGCCCCCCGATCAGGTGGTGATGGACGACGTCGTGCTCCTCCGCCGCGGCGACCAGATCCCCGTGGACGGCACGGTGCTGCGCGCAGAGGAGCTCGACGTGGACGAGTCGATGCTGACCGGCGAGTCCGCCCCCGTATCCAAGGCCGCCGGCGCGGAGGTCTCCTCCGGCTCGTCCGTGGTCGCGGGCCACGGCAGCATCCGCGTGACCGCCCTCGGGGCCGGCTCCCGCGCCGAACGGCTCACGGCGCAGGCCCGGCGCTTCACCCAGGTCACCTCGGAACTCCGGGAGGCGCTGGCGCGCGTGGTGCGGTGGATCAGCGTGGCGATCGTGCCCATGATCGCCGTGGTGCTCAACGGCCAGCTGCAGGCCGCGGGCGGCTGGGGCGCGGCGTTCGCCTCCGGGGCCTGGCGCGACGCCCTCGTGGCCGCGGTCGCCTCCGTGACGATCATGGTCCCGCAGGGCCTTGCCCTGCTGACCACGGTCTCCTTCGCCGTCGCCGCCCTGCGCCTCGCCCGCGGGCAGGTCCTCGTCGAGGAGCTCGCCGCCGTCGAGGTGCTCGCCCGCGTGGACGTGCTGTGCTTCGACAAGACCGGCACCCTCACCGAGGGCGGGATCCACCTCGAGGACGCCGTCCCGGTGCACGGCCCGGCCGTCGCCACCCCGGGCTGGGAGCGCGCGCTCGCGTGGATCGGCGCGGACCCGGACGCCAACCCGACCGCGGCGGCCCTCGCCGAGCGGTTCTCCACACCGCCGGACCGCGCGCCCTCCCGGGTGGTGCCGTTCTCCTCGGCCCGGCGCTGGAGCGCGGTCCAGTTCGACGGCGGCACGGCCGACGGCGCGTGGCTGCTCGGCGCGCCCGAGGCCCTGCTCGGCCAGGACCCGGAGGCCGCCCCCGCGCGGCAGGCCGCCGCCGAGCGCGCGGCGCGGGGGCTGCGCACCGTGGTCCTGTGCCACGCCGACCGGCTCCCCCCGGACGGCGCGCTGCCCGCCCAGGTGCGGCCCGCCGTCGTGCTTGCCTTCCGCGAGCGCCTGCGGCCGGACGCGGCCGAGACCCTCGCCTATTTCCGCGAGCAGGGCGTGGCCCTCAAGGTCGTCTCGGGCGACAGCCCGGGCACCGTCGCGGCCGCGGCGCGGGCCGCCGGGATGGACGCGGCGTCCCCGGTGGACGCCCGGTCGCTGCCCGAGGATCCCGCCGCGCTGGCGGACGCGCTCGAGCGGCACAGCGTCTTCGGGCGGGTCGGGCCGGAGCAGAAGGAGGCGATGGTGCGCGCCCTGCAGGCACGGGGGCACGTGGTGGCGATGACCGGGGACGGGGTGAACGACGCGCTCGCGCTCAAAACGGCAGACCTCGGGATCGCCATGGGCACCGCCGCGCCGGCGACCAAGGCAGTGGCCCGGCTCGTGCTCCTCGACGGCCGGTTCTCGCGGCTGCCGGCGGTCGTCGCGGAGGGACGCCGGGTCATCGCGAACATCGAACGGGTCTCGCGGCTGTTCCTGACGAAGACCGTCTACGCGTTCGTGCTGGGGATCAGCTTCGGCGCGCTGGCCTGGGCGTTCCCGTTCCTGCCGCGGCAGCTCTCTACCTCGGACTTCCTCATGCTCGGCTTCCCGGCGTCCGTGCTGGCCCTCCTGCCCAATGCCCGCCGCTACGTGCCGGGCTTCCTGCGGCGCGCGGTCACGGCCGCGGTGCCCTCCGGGCTCGCGATGGCTGCCGCGATCCTGGGCGTGTACGCGTACGGCCGGTGGGCCACGGACGCGTCCCAGGAGCAGATCGAGGCCGCCGCGTTCCTCACCCTCACCGTGAGCGGGCTCTGGGTCCTCGTGATCGCGGCGCGCCCGTTCACCCGATGGCGGCTGCTCCTCGTGGGATGCATGTACGCCGGCACTGTTGCCGTGCTGACCGTGCCGCTCTCCCTCGAGTACCACCAGCTCGCGGACCCGGACGCGCAGCTGACCCTCGCGGCCCTGGCCTTCGCGGCCGGCGCCTGCGTGGTCATCGAGGCGGCCCACCAGGTGCTCAGGCGCCGCCTGCGGGCGTGA